A DNA window from Ranitomeya imitator isolate aRanImi1 chromosome 2, aRanImi1.pri, whole genome shotgun sequence contains the following coding sequences:
- the LOC138663421 gene encoding uncharacterized protein has protein sequence MDWEAREAAWKASASAAFVDTIGNCPDSNFARLSMDLMAAQKHGIRLLWNIRCLEEYFKLNLVPRGLRIPIFPAWEPSVAFRTTWEEGLLRCSQILINMLIAHDRELLVQVKTEIRDLENGLSKFDEVSQIQPFKIKLKEGLDKYDKEIMDKKRAKFLRDKLDFDQHMAYKWGHQGNQRRGLKTRQGPTNSSRNITTTEGPSSSDFFVLGGKRHRTRTRTRRGHRRRRPNHSDHQEQGIQTSISQQTDETTQVIPSSTNSDGESDVRVKHDSLQIVNLSQHQLTPIETAVLSRGLTFSPAQRADNFTLIKDLFLFCRKIVLQVLHIQPQAISSLDQTEHGVFQDLMELLQEGESNTVQFLDLEVKCQNGKLSTCLYRKPTAVNSLLEYRSFHPKHTRDGIPRGQFLRARRNCTDDEDFRREAHDLTERFRRRNYPKKCISRAYQRAKIQTQDTLLVPTKKETDKFVRFITGYHTQWNQVRDILNNHWRILTADTQTAQVISPRPLVTAKRAPNFRDILTRSHYSRPTHKLNRGIVLKGSFPCGNCTVCTYMHPTRDSFINPTDQTPHRLKSYINCKTSNVIYAIICTCPRVYVGQTTQELRRRIQGHFSTINTAVADRRKGFLG, from the exons ATGGATTGGGAGGCGAGGGAAGCGGCGTGGAAGGCCTCAGCCTCTGCGGCATTTGTGGACACTATTGGTAACTGTCCAGATTCTAATTTTGCGCGTTTATCTATGGATCTTATGGCAGCACAAAAACATGGAATTAGATTATTATGGAACATTCGGTGTTTGGAGGAATACTTTAAATTGAATTTAGTACCTAGAGGTTTGAGGATACCTATTTTTCCAGCATGGGAACCCTCGGTGGCTTTTCGCACTACATGGGAGGAGGGGTTACTCCGCTGTTCACAAATTCTAATTAACATGCTTATTGCACATGATAGGGAACTCTTGGTGCAGGTAAAGACAGAAATCAGGGATTTGGAAAATGGCCTCAGTAAATTTGATGAGGTCTCACAAATCCAGCCCTTTAAAATCAAACTTAAAGAGGGATTGGACAAGTATGACAAGGAGATTATGGATAAAAAAAGAGCAAAATTTTTGAGGGATAAATTGGACTTCGATCAACATATGGCCTATAAGTGGGGACATCAAGGCAATCAACGTCGAGGTCTTAAAACCAGACAAGGTCCAACAAATTCCTCCCGTAACATCACAACCACTGAGGGTCCGTCTTCGAGTGATTTTTTTGTCCTCGGCGGAAAGCGACACAGAACCAGGACCAGGACTAGGCGTGGGCATAGGAGACGTAGACCTAACCACTCGGATCACCAGGAACAGGGGATACAGACCTCCATATCACAACAAACGGATGAAACAACGCAAGTGATCCCGTCATCAACCAACAGTGATGGTGAGTCTGATGTTCGGGTTAAACATGATTCATTGCAGATTGTCAACTTGTCTCAACACCAACTAACACCTATTGAAACTGCAGTATTAAGCAGGGGTCTGACTTTCTCACCAGCACAACGGGCTGATAATTTCACTTTGATCAAGGATCTTTTTTTATTCTGTAGGAAAATCGTCCTCCAGGTTTTGCACATACAACCACAGGCGATTTCCTCTCTTGATCAGACTGAACATGGAGTTTTTCAAGATCTGATGGAGCTCCTACAAGAGGGTGAATCTAACACAG TGCAATTTCTGGATCTTGAGGTTAAATGTCAGAATGGCAAATTATCTACTTGTCTTTATCGCAAGCCCACAGCGGTTAATAGTCTGTTGGAGTATCGTAGCTTCCATCCAAAACATACGAGGGATGGCATTCCGAGGGGACAATTCCTCAGGGCACGACGAAACTGTACCGATGACGAGGATTTTCGTAGGGAAGCCCATGATCTTACAGAGAGATTTAGGAGGAGGAATTACCCCAAGAAATGTATCTCTCGGGCCTATCAGAGAGCAAAAATACAGACACAGGACACCTTACTGGTCCCTACAAAGAAGGAAACAGACAAATTTGTGCGCTTCATTACCGGATACCATACTCAGTGGAACCAGGTAAGGGACATCCTGAAcaatcactggagaatcctgactgctGACACGCAAACAGCACAGGTGATCAGCCCACGACCCTTAGTGACCGCAAAAAGGGCTCCCAATTTTAGGGACATACTTACGAGGAGCCATTATTCTAGGCCCACTCATAAATTGAATCGTGGTATTGTCCTGAAAGGTTCTTTTCCGTGCGGGAATTGCACGGTATGTACATATATGCACCCCACGCGAGATTCCTTTATTAACCCAACAGATCAGACGCCACATAGATTAAAGTCCTACATTAATTGCAAAACATCTAATGTTATCTATGCCATCATATGTACTTGCCCTCGTGTCTATGTAGGCCAGACCACACAGGAGCTGCGCCGGAGGATTCAGGGACATTTTTCCACGATCAATACAGCGGTGGCTGATAGACGCAAAG GTTTTTTGGGATAA